A genomic window from Vagococcus entomophilus includes:
- the uvrB gene encoding excinuclease ABC subunit UvrB, with product MIQHKTEHQFDLVSKYQPEGDQPEAIKKLVNNLKNHCKEQILLGATGTGKTFTISNVIKEVNKPTLVLAHNKTLAGQLYTELKEFFPNNAVEYFVSYYDYYQPEAYVPSSDTYIEKDASVNDEIDKLRHSATSSLLEREDVIVVASVSCIYGLGDPKEYRDQVLSLRVGMEKERGQLLEELVKIQFERNDIDFQRGRFRVRGDVVEIFPASRDEKALRVEFFGDEIEKIREVDALTGEIVGEREHVAIFPATHFLTNEAHMEHAIAEIQAELKEQLNTLRAEEKLLEAQRLEQRTNYDIEMMREMGYCSGIENYSRHMDGRQKGEAPYTLLDFFPKDFLIVADESHVSLPQIRGMFNGDQARKQMLIDHGFRLPSALDNRPLKLSEFEEHVNQIIYVSATPGPYEMERTDQVIQQIIRPTGLLDPLIEVRPIMGQIDDLVGEINQRIEKNERVFITTLTKKMSEDLTDYLKELGIKVNYLHSDIKTLERTEIIRELRLGEFDVLIGINLLREGLDVPEVSLVAILDADKEGFLRSERSLVQTIGRAARNADGRVIMYADRITESMQKAMDETSRRRSIQEAYNEKHGIVPTTIIKAIRDKIQISKAVEELDIEEEDLDYSNLSADEKEVLIHKLEEEMRAAAKALDFEEAASLRDVVLDLKSSK from the coding sequence TTGATTCAACATAAAACTGAGCATCAATTTGATTTAGTATCCAAGTATCAACCAGAAGGAGATCAGCCCGAGGCAATAAAAAAATTAGTAAACAATCTAAAAAATCATTGTAAAGAGCAGATTCTACTTGGTGCAACAGGAACGGGAAAGACCTTTACAATCTCCAACGTAATTAAAGAGGTCAACAAGCCTACATTAGTCCTTGCACACAATAAAACATTGGCCGGTCAATTGTATACCGAGCTAAAAGAGTTCTTCCCTAATAATGCTGTTGAATATTTTGTCAGCTATTATGATTATTATCAACCAGAGGCTTATGTCCCTTCTAGCGACACCTATATAGAAAAAGATGCCAGTGTCAATGACGAAATTGACAAGTTACGACACTCTGCAACAAGCTCCTTACTTGAAAGAGAAGACGTGATTGTAGTCGCTTCTGTTTCGTGTATCTATGGTTTGGGAGATCCAAAAGAGTATCGGGATCAAGTCCTTTCGCTCCGTGTTGGCATGGAAAAAGAACGCGGTCAATTACTAGAAGAGCTTGTGAAAATTCAATTTGAGCGCAATGATATTGATTTCCAACGTGGTCGTTTTCGAGTTCGTGGAGATGTAGTAGAAATTTTTCCAGCATCAAGAGATGAAAAAGCACTGCGTGTTGAGTTTTTTGGTGATGAAATCGAAAAAATTAGAGAAGTAGATGCCTTAACGGGAGAAATCGTTGGCGAAAGAGAGCATGTTGCTATTTTTCCGGCTACTCACTTTTTGACCAATGAAGCGCATATGGAACATGCGATTGCAGAGATACAAGCAGAGCTAAAAGAACAGTTAAACACATTACGAGCAGAAGAGAAATTACTCGAAGCACAGCGCTTAGAGCAACGGACCAATTACGATATTGAGATGATGCGTGAGATGGGGTATTGCTCTGGAATTGAAAATTATTCAAGACATATGGATGGTAGACAAAAAGGCGAAGCGCCATACACACTTTTGGATTTCTTTCCAAAGGATTTTTTAATTGTCGCAGATGAGTCGCATGTTTCTTTGCCACAAATTAGAGGCATGTTTAACGGCGATCAGGCGCGCAAACAAATGTTGATTGATCATGGATTTCGTTTGCCAAGTGCACTAGACAATCGTCCACTAAAATTAAGTGAATTTGAAGAGCATGTCAATCAAATTATCTATGTTTCGGCAACTCCAGGACCTTATGAAATGGAACGTACGGATCAAGTGATTCAGCAAATTATTCGTCCGACAGGATTATTAGATCCATTGATTGAGGTGCGTCCTATTATGGGGCAAATAGACGATTTGGTTGGGGAAATCAATCAGCGGATTGAAAAAAATGAACGCGTCTTTATCACGACATTGACGAAGAAAATGTCAGAGGATTTGACGGATTATTTGAAAGAACTTGGAATCAAAGTAAACTATTTGCATAGCGATATTAAAACTTTAGAGCGAACAGAAATTATTCGGGAATTACGTTTGGGAGAATTTGATGTCTTAATTGGCATCAACTTATTAAGAGAAGGACTAGATGTCCCAGAAGTTTCGCTGGTAGCCATTCTGGATGCTGATAAAGAGGGCTTTTTACGTAGTGAGCGCTCCCTTGTCCAAACGATTGGTCGAGCTGCAAGAAATGCTGATGGTCGAGTGATTATGTATGCAGATCGCATAACAGAATCGATGCAAAAAGCAATGGATGAAACGTCGAGAAGACGCTCTATTCAAGAGGCGTATAATGAGAAACACGGAATCGTGCCTACAACGATTATTAAAGCAATTCGTGACAAGATTCAGATATCTAAAGCAGTTGAAGAGTTAGATATTGAAGAGGAAGACTTGGATTACAGCAACCTTTCAGCAGATGAAAAAGAAGTGTTGATTCATAAATTAGAAGAAGAAATGCGCGCAGCAGCAAAAGCACTTGATTTTGAAGAAGCTGCTTCACTGAGAGATGTTGTACTAGATTTGAAATCAAGTAAATAA
- a CDS encoding amino acid ABC transporter substrate-binding protein/permease yields MKKKNMKGYFLAFFACMFCFLFGAKVSNAAETYVIGTDITFAPFEFQNSSNEYVGIDIDLLNAIAKDQGFSVKIKAVGFDAAVQQVQAGQLDGMIAGMTITEDRKKAFDFSTPYFDSGIVMAVSKTNKSVKEYSDLKGKTVGAKVGSESADFIQKNKDKYGYKVKLIDTSDTLYQMVQSGNLDAVFDDYPVIGYAIKQGQPLKMVTQKEKGGSYGFAVKKGQNQELLEKFNAGLKKLKTNGEYQKIVNKYVDSNASSSKTVDETTYAGLIKNNYKSLLSGLGKTLGLTFVSFIIATIIGVLLGLFNVSDSKILRFIATFYIDIIRGIPLLVLAMFIFIGLPNLTGIKINEMVAGVVTLSLNAGAYIAEIVRGGIKAVPNGQNEAARSLGLSYGKTMQKIILPQAIKIMIPSFINQFVISLKDTTILSAIGLVELLQTGKIIIARNLQSFKVYLIISVIYIVVITILTKLSNILERRVQKNG; encoded by the coding sequence ATGAAGAAGAAAAATATGAAGGGATATTTCCTAGCATTCTTTGCCTGTATGTTTTGCTTTTTATTTGGAGCAAAAGTCAGTAATGCTGCTGAAACATATGTTATCGGGACTGACATAACCTTTGCCCCATTTGAATTTCAAAATTCCAGTAATGAGTATGTCGGTATTGACATCGACCTGCTTAATGCCATTGCAAAAGATCAAGGTTTTTCTGTAAAAATCAAAGCAGTTGGCTTTGATGCAGCTGTACAACAGGTTCAAGCAGGGCAACTCGATGGGATGATTGCCGGAATGACTATTACGGAAGATCGAAAAAAAGCATTTGATTTTTCAACACCGTATTTTGACAGTGGGATTGTCATGGCTGTTTCTAAGACCAATAAATCGGTTAAAGAATATTCTGATTTAAAAGGAAAAACAGTTGGTGCGAAAGTTGGAAGTGAAAGTGCCGATTTTATTCAAAAGAACAAAGATAAATACGGATATAAAGTTAAATTAATCGATACGAGTGATACCCTTTACCAAATGGTGCAAAGCGGGAACTTAGATGCAGTATTTGATGACTATCCTGTTATTGGATATGCGATTAAGCAAGGACAACCACTGAAAATGGTCACACAAAAAGAAAAAGGTGGTAGCTATGGATTTGCTGTGAAAAAAGGGCAAAACCAAGAGTTGTTAGAAAAGTTTAATGCTGGTTTGAAAAAGCTTAAAACAAATGGCGAATACCAAAAAATTGTCAATAAATATGTGGACTCCAATGCAAGTTCTTCAAAAACGGTTGATGAGACAACTTATGCTGGTCTTATAAAAAATAATTACAAGTCATTGTTGTCTGGTTTAGGTAAAACTTTGGGTCTAACCTTTGTTTCCTTTATTATTGCAACGATAATCGGAGTCCTCCTAGGGCTGTTCAATGTTTCTGATAGTAAAATTTTACGTTTTATCGCAACTTTTTACATTGATATCATTCGAGGCATTCCACTACTTGTATTAGCAATGTTCATCTTTATTGGTTTGCCAAACTTAACAGGTATTAAAATCAATGAAATGGTTGCAGGTGTTGTGACCCTTAGTTTAAATGCGGGTGCATACATCGCAGAGATTGTTCGTGGAGGAATCAAAGCTGTCCCAAATGGCCAAAATGAAGCCGCTCGTTCACTTGGACTTTCTTATGGCAAAACCATGCAGAAAATCATTTTACCACAAGCAATTAAGATTATGATTCCATCATTTATTAACCAATTTGTTATTTCGTTAAAAGATACAACAATTTTATCTGCAATCGGATTAGTTGAACTGCTCCAAACTGGTAAAATTATTATCGCTCGAAACTTGCAGAGTTTTAAAGTTTACTTAATTATTTCAGTCATTTACATCGTAGTGATCACAATCTTAACCAAATTATCCAATATTCTTGAAAGGAGAGTCCAAAAAAATGGCTAA
- a CDS encoding amino acid ABC transporter ATP-binding protein translates to MAKKVIVENLIKKYGDNTVLRGINTSIDDGEVVCVIGPSGSGKSTFLRCLNRLEEPTSGTILVDDFDLTDKKTDINLVRQNIGMVFQHFNLFPHLSVLDNITLAPIDLNKESKEEAEKTALELLEMVGLSDKKDVYPASLSGGQQQRVAIARALAMKPDIMLFDEPTSALDPEMVGDVLEVMKKLAHQGMTMVIVTHEMGFAKEVAHRVIFTDGGNFIEEGSPKDIFENPQNERTKSFLQKVLNI, encoded by the coding sequence ATGGCTAAAAAAGTAATAGTTGAAAACTTGATTAAAAAATATGGCGATAATACCGTTCTTCGTGGCATCAATACGTCCATTGATGATGGTGAAGTTGTCTGTGTCATCGGGCCTTCTGGTTCTGGTAAAAGTACCTTCTTGCGTTGCTTAAATCGCTTAGAAGAGCCAACAAGTGGGACAATTTTGGTTGATGATTTTGATCTAACAGATAAGAAAACCGATATCAACCTAGTTCGTCAAAATATTGGTATGGTTTTCCAACATTTTAATTTATTTCCGCACTTAAGCGTTCTAGATAATATTACCTTAGCACCAATAGATTTAAATAAAGAATCCAAAGAAGAAGCGGAAAAAACTGCCTTAGAATTACTCGAAATGGTAGGATTAAGTGATAAAAAAGATGTCTACCCTGCTTCTCTTTCAGGAGGACAACAACAGCGGGTTGCGATTGCGAGAGCCCTTGCAATGAAACCTGATATCATGCTGTTCGATGAACCAACCTCAGCGCTTGACCCTGAAATGGTGGGCGATGTACTTGAAGTCATGAAAAAGCTTGCTCATCAAGGAATGACCATGGTCATCGTTACGCATGAAATGGGCTTTGCTAAAGAAGTAGCTCACCGAGTTATTTTTACAGATGGGGGCAACTTTATCGAAGAGGGCTCGCCAAAAGATATTTTTGAAAATCCTCAAAATGAACGAACCAAGAGCTTTCTACAAAAAGTTCTGAATATTTAA
- the mvk gene encoding mevalonate kinase: MTRIITGEAHGKIILLGEHSVVYGEPSIAIPFPATNLQVHLSATEKEYLIHCDFYQGLVAEMPELLDSLQTLIHLCLQELDPRHAVPFRLEIQSSIPAERGMGSSAAVSVATVRSIYKFFGQELKKRQLLVLVEAAEKITHGNPSGLDALMTSSHVPYYFIKNKTCTPLPINCSGTLIVADTGITGQTRAAVKSVAQKISGKDQTTYQPMIKELGLLAANGKNFLLSNQPKQLGNTLTKAHTILRKLGVSNDSLDDFVTTSLQNGALGAKLTGGGRGGCMIALAKDLSTAETITQALKEKGAIKTWTYEMSEYN; the protein is encoded by the coding sequence TTGACAAGAATTATTACAGGAGAAGCACACGGAAAAATCATTTTACTTGGAGAACATTCTGTTGTGTACGGGGAACCTTCGATTGCCATTCCGTTCCCTGCCACTAATCTTCAAGTTCACTTGAGTGCTACTGAAAAAGAGTATCTGATTCATTGTGATTTTTACCAAGGATTAGTAGCTGAAATGCCTGAGCTTTTGGATAGCCTGCAAACCTTGATTCATTTGTGTCTCCAAGAATTAGATCCTAGACATGCTGTCCCTTTTCGTTTAGAGATTCAAAGTTCAATCCCAGCCGAGCGTGGCATGGGGTCAAGTGCTGCTGTTTCTGTAGCAACGGTTAGATCCATTTATAAATTTTTTGGTCAAGAGCTGAAAAAAAGACAGTTGCTAGTGCTCGTAGAAGCTGCTGAAAAAATTACCCATGGCAATCCTAGCGGTCTAGATGCACTCATGACAAGTAGTCACGTCCCCTATTATTTCATAAAAAATAAAACCTGTACCCCACTTCCAATCAATTGTTCAGGAACGCTAATTGTAGCTGATACGGGGATTACAGGTCAGACAAGAGCTGCTGTTAAAAGTGTCGCGCAAAAGATTTCAGGAAAAGACCAGACCACGTATCAGCCAATGATTAAAGAGTTAGGTCTACTTGCTGCTAATGGGAAAAATTTTTTACTAAGTAATCAACCCAAACAATTAGGAAATACCCTCACCAAAGCACATACAATCCTTAGAAAATTAGGCGTTTCCAATGATTCATTAGATGACTTTGTTACAACATCTTTACAAAATGGTGCTTTAGGTGCTAAATTAACAGGTGGCGGTCGTGGCGGTTGTATGATTGCACTTGCCAAAGATCTGTCCACTGCTGAAACTATTACACAGGCCTTAAAAGAAAAAGGCGCCATTAAAACTTGGACTTATGAAATGAGTGAATATAATTGA
- the mvaD gene encoding diphosphomevalonate decarboxylase, protein MTQGTGRCRAHTNIALIKYWGKQDEQLFLPMNSSLSLTLNAFYTDTKVTLDQALKQDVFLLNHQKQSAEQTLKISNFLDLFRHKYSISAKICVESINHVPTAAGLASSASAFAALAGAINEAARLNIGLQELSTFARRGSGSATRSIFGGFVEWQKGTCSTDSFAIPLDDAAWDIGMLIVVVNHREKIISSRQGMKRTVETSPFYPAWVKSSEKDLVEMKKAIVTKDFSKIGELAESSALKMHATMLSAQPPFTYFEPDSIRVIQRVQELRKKGLECYLTMDAGPNVKILCRLTDMDKLKQELSTEFSQDQMILSGVGSGIHSLSENEWLLSKKGLKS, encoded by the coding sequence TTGACACAAGGTACCGGACGCTGCCGAGCACACACTAATATTGCCTTAATCAAATATTGGGGAAAACAAGACGAACAACTATTTTTACCTATGAACAGCAGTCTTTCCCTGACGTTAAATGCTTTTTATACAGATACAAAAGTAACGCTTGATCAAGCTCTAAAGCAAGATGTTTTTTTGCTTAATCACCAAAAACAATCCGCGGAACAAACTCTAAAAATTTCTAATTTTTTGGATTTATTCAGACATAAGTATTCCATTTCCGCTAAAATATGTGTAGAAAGTATTAACCACGTCCCAACGGCCGCAGGGCTTGCTTCTTCTGCTTCTGCATTTGCTGCCTTAGCTGGTGCAATAAATGAGGCCGCTCGCTTAAACATCGGGTTACAAGAACTTTCAACTTTTGCCAGACGAGGCAGTGGTAGTGCTACTCGTAGTATTTTTGGTGGGTTTGTTGAATGGCAAAAAGGAACATGCTCTACGGACAGTTTTGCCATTCCGCTTGACGATGCCGCTTGGGACATTGGCATGCTAATCGTCGTTGTAAATCACCGTGAAAAAATAATTTCAAGTAGACAAGGAATGAAGCGAACCGTCGAAACCTCCCCCTTTTATCCTGCTTGGGTTAAAAGCAGTGAGAAAGATTTGGTTGAGATGAAAAAAGCCATCGTGACGAAAGATTTTTCAAAAATTGGAGAACTGGCAGAAAGTAGCGCGTTGAAGATGCATGCAACGATGCTTAGTGCCCAACCTCCTTTTACTTATTTTGAACCTGATAGCATTCGTGTCATCCAACGTGTCCAAGAACTACGAAAAAAAGGGTTGGAATGTTATCTCACGATGGATGCTGGCCCTAACGTAAAAATTCTTTGTCGTTTAACAGATATGGACAAACTAAAGCAAGAGCTCTCAACTGAATTTTCACAAGATCAAATGATTTTATCAGGTGTTGGTTCTGGTATTCATTCATTATCAGAAAACGAGTGGCTACTTAGTAAGAAAGGACTGAAATCATGA
- a CDS encoding phosphomevalonate kinase: MIHASAPGKLYIAGEYAVIEPGHPAIIVALDQFITVHLKESKHQGSIRSGQYGGLSIPWTRKNGQLLIDQRENPFAYITEAVLITEEYVKELGISLRFFDLEVESELDNTDGKKYGLGSSGAVTVATIKALLLFYKIPFTSTILYKLAALAHLSIKSNGSFGDLAASTFGGWIAYSCFDKKWLSEEIEKVSLQVLLKEDWPQLRIQPLLPPEDLNLFIGWTGTPASTTQLVDLMKAEKNDMRDFYHQFLAQSKSCVEGIISAFGKHDLKEIEKGIRKNRLLLQQLAQKSGVQIETSLLNKLCEIAESFGGTAKSSGAGGGDCGIVVMHQNCQIQPMIQSWEKNGIKNLPLHVFSKL; this comes from the coding sequence ATGATTCATGCAAGTGCGCCCGGAAAACTATATATTGCAGGCGAATATGCTGTAATTGAACCTGGACACCCTGCCATTATTGTGGCATTAGATCAATTTATTACCGTTCATCTTAAAGAGAGCAAACATCAAGGCTCTATCCGTTCTGGTCAATACGGAGGGTTATCCATTCCTTGGACTAGAAAAAATGGACAGCTACTAATTGATCAAAGAGAAAATCCTTTTGCTTATATTACTGAAGCTGTCTTAATTACAGAAGAATACGTAAAAGAATTAGGCATTTCTTTGCGCTTTTTCGATTTAGAAGTCGAAAGTGAATTAGACAATACGGATGGAAAAAAATATGGTCTTGGCTCGAGCGGTGCTGTAACAGTTGCGACAATCAAAGCTTTGCTCCTTTTTTATAAAATTCCATTTACATCAACTATTCTTTATAAATTAGCTGCGCTTGCCCATTTGTCGATTAAAAGTAATGGCTCTTTTGGAGATTTGGCGGCTAGTACTTTTGGTGGTTGGATTGCCTATTCGTGTTTTGATAAAAAATGGTTGAGTGAAGAAATTGAAAAAGTTTCTTTGCAAGTTTTACTTAAAGAAGACTGGCCCCAACTTAGAATTCAACCACTACTTCCGCCTGAGGATTTGAATCTTTTTATTGGATGGACAGGGACACCTGCTTCCACTACACAATTAGTGGACCTGATGAAAGCTGAAAAAAATGATATGCGTGACTTTTATCACCAATTTTTAGCTCAGAGCAAATCCTGCGTAGAAGGAATCATTAGTGCTTTTGGAAAACACGACTTGAAAGAAATTGAAAAAGGCATTCGTAAAAATCGATTGCTCTTGCAACAGCTTGCACAAAAAAGCGGGGTTCAAATTGAAACAAGCTTACTCAACAAGCTTTGCGAAATTGCCGAGTCTTTTGGCGGTACTGCTAAGTCTTCTGGTGCTGGGGGTGGCGATTGTGGCATCGTAGTAATGCATCAAAATTGCCAAATTCAACCGATGATTCAGTCTTGGGAAAAAAATGGCATTAAGAATCTCCCCCTTCATGTCTTTAGCAAACTATAA
- the fni gene encoding type 2 isopentenyl-diphosphate Delta-isomerase, giving the protein MTENRKDQHVAFAEKFYDAAAASDFERVRFIHHSFSETNKKNVSLTTQLVNTTLTSPFFINGMTGGSDTTAKINEQLAIVARETNLAMASGSASITLRDATTMDSFKIIRKTNPHGLIFANIGAEHPVENAKRVVDLLEADALQVHVNVPQELVMPEGGRDFSGWLTNIEKMVRSLDVPIIVKEVGFGMDSKTLRQLEVVGVKTVDISGTGGTNFASIENSRRKEKEYNFLENWGQSTAISLLESLSQQAKLDIIASGGIRSALDIVKALALGASAVGVSGQFLHWILKDGVDKTILHVQEWQEQIQTLMTLLGAESIAQLRKTDIMLSGHLIEWCQARGIDWTALAQRSE; this is encoded by the coding sequence ATGACAGAAAACCGCAAAGATCAACATGTCGCCTTTGCTGAAAAATTTTATGATGCAGCGGCAGCATCTGATTTTGAAAGGGTACGCTTTATTCATCACTCTTTTTCTGAAACGAATAAAAAAAATGTAAGTCTGACAACACAACTTGTGAATACCACTCTTACTAGTCCTTTTTTCATTAATGGTATGACAGGTGGGTCAGATACAACAGCAAAGATAAATGAACAGCTCGCCATTGTCGCAAGAGAAACCAATTTAGCCATGGCTTCTGGTTCTGCCAGCATCACTCTGCGCGATGCTACTACGATGGATAGTTTCAAAATTATCCGTAAGACAAATCCACATGGGCTCATTTTTGCAAATATTGGCGCAGAACATCCGGTAGAGAACGCTAAAAGAGTGGTAGACTTATTGGAGGCGGATGCGCTTCAAGTGCACGTAAACGTCCCTCAAGAGCTTGTGATGCCTGAGGGAGGACGCGATTTTTCTGGATGGTTAACTAATATTGAAAAAATGGTCCGCTCTTTAGATGTTCCTATAATTGTCAAAGAAGTAGGATTTGGAATGGACAGCAAAACACTCCGTCAATTAGAAGTAGTTGGTGTTAAGACGGTGGATATTAGTGGCACAGGTGGAACAAATTTTGCCTCTATTGAAAATAGTCGACGAAAAGAAAAAGAATACAATTTTCTGGAAAACTGGGGTCAGTCTACCGCAATTTCATTGCTAGAGTCCCTATCACAACAAGCAAAGCTTGATATCATCGCTTCAGGAGGAATTCGTTCTGCTCTAGATATTGTGAAAGCATTGGCATTAGGTGCCAGTGCTGTAGGCGTTTCTGGTCAGTTTTTACACTGGATACTCAAAGACGGTGTAGACAAAACCATTCTCCATGTTCAAGAGTGGCAAGAACAAATACAAACGCTCATGACTTTATTAGGAGCAGAGTCAATTGCTCAACTTAGAAAAACAGATATCATGCTTAGTGGACACTTAATAGAATGGTGCCAAGCACGAGGGATTGATTGGACCGCCCTTGCTCAAAGAAGTGAGTGA
- a CDS encoding MalY/PatB family protein, protein MNSRKIQSFCEEYGIDRKQTNCLKWDCLQERFGNKDLLPMWIADMEFKAPKATREAMIERIEHGVFGYTCIPDSYYDAYFEWQNSRYGVGLKKEWIRFSQGVVQAFYAMIDLFTEQGDSVLFLTPVYYPFFNAVKDQKRHLVTLELDSEKGNYTLDFEEFERKIVEEKVKLFIQCSPHNPVGKVWTKEELTEIARICKKHDVFIVSDEIHQDILKKGVQFTSALNLDASYFNKLIVLNAPSKTFNLACLLHAHIVIPNKQLRAQFDAYANIHLKSEPSLMGVIATEASYRGGKEWLDGLLEVIDANFDYLEETLALKAPQIVLSNRQGTYLAWLDLSAYVEPKQLKEFIQDKCGLAVDFGSWFSPNTKGFVRLNLATKPEYVQQAVNKIVENLQK, encoded by the coding sequence ATGAATAGTCGAAAAATTCAATCATTTTGTGAAGAATATGGAATCGATCGTAAGCAAACAAATTGTCTAAAATGGGATTGTTTGCAAGAGCGGTTTGGCAATAAAGATTTACTTCCAATGTGGATTGCGGACATGGAATTTAAAGCTCCTAAAGCAACACGAGAAGCGATGATTGAACGAATTGAACACGGAGTATTTGGTTATACTTGTATTCCAGATTCTTATTATGATGCTTACTTTGAATGGCAAAACTCACGTTATGGTGTGGGTTTAAAAAAAGAATGGATTCGATTTTCACAAGGAGTTGTACAAGCGTTTTATGCAATGATTGATTTGTTTACCGAGCAAGGCGATAGTGTATTATTTTTAACGCCAGTGTATTATCCTTTTTTCAATGCAGTAAAAGATCAAAAGCGTCATCTTGTTACTTTGGAGCTGGATTCTGAAAAAGGCAATTATACCTTAGATTTCGAGGAGTTTGAGCGGAAAATTGTCGAAGAAAAGGTGAAGCTGTTTATCCAATGTTCGCCACACAATCCAGTCGGAAAAGTTTGGACAAAAGAAGAACTGACTGAAATTGCACGTATTTGTAAAAAACATGATGTCTTCATTGTATCAGATGAAATCCATCAAGATATTTTGAAAAAAGGGGTCCAATTCACGAGTGCATTAAATTTGGATGCTAGCTATTTTAATAAGTTAATAGTGTTAAATGCACCATCAAAAACCTTTAATCTCGCCTGTTTACTTCATGCGCATATTGTTATTCCTAATAAGCAATTAAGAGCTCAATTTGATGCCTATGCGAACATTCACTTAAAATCAGAACCGAGTTTGATGGGGGTTATTGCAACCGAAGCAAGCTATCGTGGTGGGAAAGAATGGTTGGATGGATTGCTCGAAGTCATAGATGCGAACTTTGATTATTTAGAAGAGACACTAGCTCTGAAAGCCCCACAGATTGTGCTGAGCAATCGTCAAGGAACTTATCTGGCCTGGCTTGATTTAAGCGCGTATGTTGAGCCTAAGCAACTAAAAGAGTTTATTCAGGATAAATGTGGATTGGCAGTTGACTTTGGCAGTTGGTTTAGTCCTAATACAAAAGGATTTGTTCGTTTAAATCTAGCGACAAAACCAGAATATGTGCAGCAAGCGGTGAATAAAATAGTGGAGAACCTTCAAAAGTAA